The genomic stretch GTTCTCttaatctaagaaccaaatagcTCTGTTCTCTGTGTTCATCTTGCCCAGTAGCTGCTTATATATGTGAATCACTATCAGAGCAATTAATACAACTTTGGCAAGAAATTAGAAAAGGTAGCAATTGTCTCTACATCTTCATGTAGATTTAGAACAAGAGTAATATGCACATGTTCCTTCAGATTAAATGTCTGTAATGGTATAGGATTGTACTCATAATGCCAATATATAATAGTTGGAAGTGTCATGCCATTGGTGTTCACTAACAGAGTAAACATTTTGCTACTGCAGGACTATGAATTATTGATAGTAAACTTGCAATCAAACACATCACTGAgagaggagagagtgaaggagaaaGATTATGCAATGATAAATCCTGCATGTTTATTGAGTGTTTCTATATTGGTGGAATTCAACTACTTAGTAGTAGTGCAAGGACCATTGTCCTCACAATCATTTTATTCCTAGATTACCAAGTGTCAAGTTCTTGTGTCCTTCAGGCTGGAAGCTGCAGTCCATGAAGAAAACTGTTGATGAGTACCAGTGCTCGAGCTGGCTGATAACTTGGAACTTCATGCCCTGCTCCTCTTACTGTGGCAAATGTCAAATTCCTATCATACACCATTGTGTACCCACCAACCTATTCATACACATTTGACATCAgattagtatttattttggtaaaGGAAAGCAAATATGGAAGTAACAGAGGCTATATTTGGCTTCTCATTTTAGACCAACAAAAAGACATTTACTAGAGTTGAGATTGTGTATTACCTCAGAGTTGATTGTCCAAGATTTCCATGGGGATTTGATTGGAAGATTTAGTACATTGAGAGAGTATCTTGTGGAAGTAACAGGAACTCTACCATCAGTATCACCACTGCATTTTTCATTTGCCATGATCACTCATTAAGAAATTTATTGCAAAATATTCTCATGTTGAAGAAGATCTCAAATaaggtaaaaaaaaatttacCTGTACACCAAAATCTGTACACCATGAGCTAGAATTTGCTGAATTATTGGTAGGATTGTAGAAGGACTGTCCACCCAATTCGATATTACACGGCTGCATCAGCAAGTTTGATCACAAAATTAAATAGAAATGTTTGAGAAGTCACCATTAGGACACATGACATGACATCAATCAAGGCTTAATATCATGGAAACTGTAGATAGCTGCAAAGGGGTTGGAAAATATAAGCTCATGAAATGAAATATATAACATTATGTGAAAGTTTGTCTTACATGAAAGTAAATCATTAAAGAAATTAAAGAAGTCAACATATTATATGCATACGACCTGTGAGAATAAAAGGCATTTGTTTGCAATCTTGTTTTTCCCATGCATGATGGGGAGTAGGAATAAACAAAATTGAGATATTTtgggtgaaaaaaaaaatttgagataAATGTGTCTCTCTCTTGAAAACCAATTTGTGtctctcctcttcttttcttgCTAATATCATTATCAAACATCCTTGTTGcttctctcctcttcttttcttgCTAATTCAAATCGATTGCAACTTGCACTGTTCTTGCAAGCAACTAGCTTCCATTGCCCAATAGTTCATGCCCTGTCCTTTTATCATGACTTCTAAATCCACCCTTGAAAGAAACAATTTGACATCACAGGATGTCATGTTGATACATGTCACAGCAGTACTGATGTATGATCATCATTGATTGatgtttaaataatcaaaatcaaactATTCTGACCTAACTTTTTTTGTTCAAGCTGAACTTCTTTGACTGAGTTGTTTTAGCCCCCTTTATAAACTCTCTTCTAGCATTTGCCTTTAGGCAGGACAAGCATTCTTGGATTCCAGCATCAAAGAATCATTCAGCACAAACAATCCCTGAGGAAGGAAGACAAGAACAAAAAGCAACTCTCCTGAATCATGACAGAGCTCCTATCTCTCAGTTCATGATCAGATGGGGATCTTAGCTTCTTCTCTCCCTACCTATAGCTCGTCCTGTTTCCTCCCTCCCCTGGTGTTTCTGCCATTATTCTTCTCTTCCCCAAAGTACAAGGAAGAATGTGGTACAAGCTAAAGTCCACAGGAAGACAACACTATTTAGAGGAGTGCTACATGAGTGGGTTGTAAAAGAGTTGGGGCATCGCATCACCACATGAATCATCCTTCCATTTCTTTCTCATCAGACCATATTCCTCCCAACCACGTCCACATGTGtcaaacaagtcatcacttcGTTCAATGATGAAGTGAGACATGAACTCCGAGGGGAGACGTATTCAGCTGGACTTCTTCGTCACATCTTTCTACATAATGCCTAGGAAAAACTCTCCCTACTTAATCTTGGGTGATCGAAATATCTATCTTTCTTTCTCGTATAAGTTTGCGTACATCGATCCTCTCTGTTGtttatgattggcttgtaggccaTGCTAGCTTTATTAGCAATGAGCATGGAGAAGCACATGGCTGCTGTGCTCTCATCTTGCTGGTGGAGCTGAGCATCTCTCCAAgtcaatacatacatacatatagagGTTGGGCAGTATTCCATTAGATGGGGCAGACGGAATCCTAATTAGGTGGGTGTTCAATTATTGTCTTTGACAGTCTGTTCGAGGACCTAAGGTTGGTCAAGGGAATCCTAATTTTGAGGCCATCTCTCACCTGATGATTCCCCTCTCCAGATTTCTGTCATCTGCACTTCTGACCAGAAGGTTCATCCTTGAGCTTGCTATGATTGTGCAAGTTTACCGCAAAATTCCACAGCCTGAAGTGACATCCCCTGCACTAATGGATGGcagttgaaagaaaaggagatgacgGATAACCTTGACCGCAGAAGGAGACACCATCTTCTGCAACGACTTGACCCAAGAAGGAGACTTCATCACCTATTTCTATTGCAGGACTTTTCCAATGGGAATGCAGGATGATGGATTCAGActccatgatgatgatgatgatgatgatgatgctgatgatgatgatatcacaacaagaacaagaaTAATTCCATGCATGAAATGGTGCAACAGCATCACACCTGCAGGAAGACCAGGAGTAGTTGAGCCTTGTGATGTTAGCATGGAGAGCTTTCTGTACTTCCGGATCATTCAGGTATGCGTTGACGTAGATAGACGTACAGGGATCGAAATCCTCGATCTGCAACTCTTCCATGCATTAGAGACATGTGAGGAATCGAGTAGAAGGGATGGGGAGTTGGAAGAGACGCACCGAAGGCTTCTTTGGAGGGGAAGTCAAATTGGATGAGAAGCACAGGGGAGCGTATATGTTGTAGATGTCCAGCTCCTCGAACACCttgtcggcctcacgcgcagcgtcAAGGCACTGCTGGGGTTCCTTCACCGCGTTGGGGGAGAAGTTGCAGTACTTGTGGATTGCCTCCACGGTGGCGTCTGAGATCAGCGCGTGCGTCCAGAAGAAGTCGTAGATCCCTCTGCTGTCGGTCTCGTCGTTGATCACCGCGTTGCCGATCTTCCATCGACCGAAAGGGAGCAGCGTGAGATGATGAAGCCcagggagagggagaaggcgtTCGAGAGGGCGGAATTGAGGTTACCGCGATCCCTTTGAGGTTGATGGCAGCTCCGGCCGCGGACTGGTTCTTGTTCTGGAGAATGGTGTAGGCGAGCTGCGGCACGTAGTGGCCGGCGTAGCTCTCCCCTGCGATGTAAAAGTCCCGGCCTTTGTACTCCGGGAACCTCTCCATCCAGTTCACCAGGAAGACGAACGCGTCTTCTGCTGTCTTCTTGTCGCCGCTCTTGCTGTAGTCCGAGGTGGTGTTAGAGTAGGAGAAGCCGACGCCCGCCGGGCTCTCCAGGAACAACACATTAGCCACTGCAACAACAACATCCACATCAACTTCACAACTCACGAACCATCTGAATTCATGAAACACTTACCTGAATTCCAAGCATAAGGATTCCTGTAGAGAGTGCTGCCATCGCTCATGACGCGGAAGGGGCCTAATTCCTGCATCGCCCCGATCCCGAAGGACGAACACCCGGGACCTGCGCAGGGTAAGACAATTGGAATCAGGAACCAAATCATGGAGATGCTCGTTCTAGATGACGAAGCTGGCGATGGGAGACCTCCATTAAGCCAGAGAAGCAGAGGCTTGGAGCTGCTCTGTTTGCCCGCTGCCTCCGCAAAGTAGTAAAACAGAGCTCGTCCGTTTCGATCGTCGACGGTGACATAACCCCCGTACTGAACGAAATCTACTCCTGCAGGCTGGCCGGGCAGCTCGACGATCCGGTCGTTCTCCTTCGACCCGGAATCGGCGTACAATCTCGACGTAAGATCGGAGAAGGCGAACGTGTCAAAGTCGGAAGACGAAGTAACAGTAGCTCCCTTTCGGAGCTTGTCGAGGGCATCACCCTGCCTTCCCAGAGCTGCAGTGACAGCAATGGAGGACAAGAGGCATGCCAAGGAGCACAGGAAGCCTCCCCTTATCGCCATCCTTATCTCTGTCCCTAAGCTTTGCTCCCTCCTATCAACTTAAATCGATTTATAGACCCAGCCACATGAAGTCAAAGCCGGAGGAGAAAACTGATAGAAAGTGTACTTCACGGCAAACTTTCCAtggataatgataataataattgttGGCAAGCCGGCATTAAAGCTGTTTAGTGCCGGACTTTACAAAGTGCAAATCTAGCCGGCAAAGTTGTTTACCATGAAATCTTTCTGTGGATGTAAAGAGGTGGTGGTGTTGTGCTGAGTTCTATAGATAGTTTTATGGGCTCAGAAAAGCTTGATGTCATTGTTAGTTCAGCCATCGGAGTCTTTAGCCAATAAAGGTACTGTTTCTTGTCCATTCCAAGCTGCTGCACATGCCATCAAAGAGAATGATTTGTGAGAAgaattcttcttttgtttttgtcAGTTGCCAGTTATGTTGCAACTATAAAGAATAGGATTAGGATTAGAAGAAAGGGGATTAGCTATACTAATGCAAGGCAACACAGAAGGTTGATTGACAAGGATTCCAAGGAAACCATTTAATCATTGAAGTATATATAGTGTGTATCTCAAAAAGGTGATATATCCATCTgtcgttttctttttttatttaggtGTCATATGTAATAGAGGAAAATTGTGacatcttctctttttctttttactttttcttgTTCTATTAATTCTTTTAATTTTAGTTTTGGGTAGGTATTAGGTCAATACctaaaaaaggtttgagcatgtaGCTGAATCTGTTGTGACAAAGAGCACCTAAAAATTAGTGGGTACCATATGATGATTGATTAACTATAATCCTGTAGTAATTATTGAAAATTGTgacattttttctttcttcttttcatatattttcagtCTTTATTAATAAATTGTGCCTTAATAAATAGGAATTCAGAATTCCTTTTCGCAAAAATGTTTTTTTGTTTATAAATCTGCATAGTAGATAAGTATGCAAATATTtgaacttttttttctttctattatgtTTATATCATTGATGCATtttacaacaaatggagaagaagaaaggagaaaaaaaaaagaaaaaagaaaaggaaaagaaagagatcatagctttaaaaaaaaggaaaatattttgtgagatttcaaaattttcaatccCCTTTTTGGTGTTTGTTCGGAAGGATTTTAtgcatattttatgtttaattatGAGTTTTTAAATCCTCATTAGTGAAACTTCTTTTCTAGGCCAAATATATCTATAGAACACAAATTCTCATAGTATGAGAACTGACTGAAAACATTGAAGTTTATCCAAATCCAAGAGAAGGTAGAGCATGTGTTTTGGCTAAAAGTTCTCACACATACACCATATCAAACAAGTCCAAAATGATCGTTAAAGAGATTGTTCTAAATCTAAGCGAGAAATGATGCATACTCTTCTACACTTTTCTGAACAAACCTTATTAGGGGATGAGAAATTAACAATCAACAGCAGAAGTTGACTGTAACAAGATCCAAAATAAACACATTGCCTTAACATGCCACAGTTGTATACCAATCATCAGATTAATTTTTTACCATAAAAGTGTGCTACACTTGCAGCACATTATCTAATCGCAGCCGATGTCCCGGCAGCAATGTCGATCCATCATCATACACCACAAGAAAAAATAGATTGAATAAGATTACAAGTTGAAACTAGTCAAGCAGCTTGTCTTATCTTGTTCTTCGTGATTAATTAAGAAATTGCATCTCAAGGTAAACCTGTGATTGCCGAATTAACCATGCCTGAGTCAATACAGTGCCGCTGATCCCAACTGCATCTCTTGCACTCCGGCTGTTGGGTCCTGCCACTCTCCAATGTTCAAAATCTGATAGAAACGGAAGTTATCTTACTACTCATTACGTGCAAACTTGAATACCATACTATTCCAAATGCCGCTAGACCGGTCTACTATTGCTAGTGGTAGTCAAATTCAGGATCCAGATCAAGTTTTCTCTTCAAATGTGACCTATCGACActgcaaagatgataatcttttaGCAAAGTAAAACACTAGAGTGcaagaagaaaatagaattttcaGGTAAACTATGACGCGAAACATCTGCATCATTATTTCCTAGAACTGCTACCTTTAATATGGTATGTAATAAATGCTTTGCTTGAAGCAAATATTACCTATTCAAAGTTGGTCTAGGAGGTGGCCGTGAGCCAAACACAGCTCCCAAGTCTATTGACATTGGCATACTACCACTCTGACCAGTAGTTCCATCCATATTTCTGACTTCTTTAACATGCTCACCAGCTTTATCCAGTTGGTATACATTTCCTTCCAACCCATCTTGATGGAGAGTAACCCTCCTCAGCTTCCTTTGTGGAGACAAAACAAGAGGCCCATCCTGTGAAATGAAGTCTGAAGGCTTGTGATTTTGTGATTCACCTTTTGGAGGCGGCCTTGGAAGTAAAGATGGCTTTGTTGGTGCAGGTACAGACGAGAAGTACCTGGTttcaacacaaaaaaaaaaatatatatatatatatatatatatctcagtgAAGTATAAGTAACTTTATTTGTTCGTAATCCTGCTGTAATACTTGCACAACAAGCACCTGTGCTCTAAAGCCTGTTGCACTGTTATTCTTGCCTTTGGATCATAAGTGAACATCTTTGACAATAAGTCCAAGGCATCATCGCTGGCCATTGGAAAAAGTGTCCGCAACGGAGGTGCAGGGACATATTGGTATTCAACATAATCTGGAAGGAACACCATGTCAGGCCATTGAGATGGCTTTGGAGTCCCAAAAGCTGCAAAAATCTTTCCTAGTTGGTCGATATCACTTGAACCCTGAAAGCAAATACTGTATTATGAGTAATCTGCACTCGCTCAGAATCTTAACGAATCCTTTCCTCAAAATGTGTTCTGCATAGCCATCAATATAGTTGTTCGCTAAGATGACTACTAAAATTTTACAAAGATCATATCATTGTATATTTAATAAAGGCCAATTTTGAGAATGGTTAGTTTGGATATTGGAAGCAGACCAATGCTTCGAACCTCTTTGAATCATCTATAAGATAACATTAATTGAAGATGCATTATCTTATTTGATCACTTGTTGGACATGCTCATCGATGATGACGATGCTGATGCTGCTACCATGGGACATTATAAATTCCTGCGTTAATCTGTTCTTTCTACCTGTGTGCTGGGCTATTCGTGTGTAAGTGCATGCACGCTTCTTGCTTCCAACCATTTCTGTGTCAGTCTCTTTGTTTTGGTTACGTAGTAGGTTCTAATGATCTGATTGTTCATCTTTGTCATTTGGATTTTCTTCAGATTTCATGGTTCTTTCATGTTTACGCAAACAGGATAAGATCATCCTCACCTATTCCTTTCAAGAATATGAAATGCAACACTAAAGGAATTTCAGCTAATGACTAGAAACAAAAGGTTCAAGAAATTTCACCATTCTATGATATTTGTATGGAGAGAAAAAGTGTCTCAGATTTATATCTAACCAAGAACTATGCAAAATAATACACTTGTAGCTATATCTGACAGAACAGAAGTACCTAAAAAGAATTTCCATTCAGATATTAGGGTAAAATCAAGAATGAAGCTAGCCAGACCTGCAGAAAGGGTCGTCTAAGTAGAAGTTCAGCGAATATACAACCTGCAGCCCACACATCCACCCCTGCTCCATATTGCTTGGCCCCATACAATAGCTCGGGTGCTCTATACCAACGGGCAAAAACCTACAAAGTGTAAGGGTTTCTTAGATTAAGTTTATGTTTCCTTCTAGTGAAGGTTGTGAAAAAATGAACAGCATACGCAAAGAGATCTGGGCTCAGGTTGTGAGAAAATGAACAAATTATGACATTATTAGAAGACACATTTGCATTCCAACAGGGAGACATGGAATACATATCATGAACAAGATGTGCTCGGATTTGCTTTAAAGTTACGGTTGACAACAAGAATCGTCATTGTCGAAGGCTTGAAGCCAGTTAATCGAGCCTGGCTCTAGTACAAAAATGTCacgaatatgtctcttaatagccAATTCTCTAATTCAAGGAAGACAAGCCTCAAAGGACTAAGCTAAGAGAATCTATCTTTCTTGCTAGAACtggaaataaaaaaacaaaaagaaacaaatacCGACTTAGATTCTCATAGGCTCCCCTTTATTTACACTATTCCAGTACCTAAACCCCATATAGATCCATAATGATGAGATGACAGTTATATTACTAAATCACAGATGCCATGCCTTTGAGTGGCTCCCAGGCATGTGATACAAGAAAAAGAAGTCGGTGTCCCACCTGGACAGCAAACATAGTCGCAGAGCCTGGTCCTAAGTTCAAAGATTCAGTGACTCCATATTGAACTCAGACATATCTGAGACCAAGAGAACTCATGCACAAGTTTCAAGAGATATAGAGTTGATGCTAGCACATTTGATAAGTGAACAACACATGCAGAGGGAATCACATGAGACCAAGATGTCGGGGACTCTACATTCATCATGGTTGAAGACAGATCATGCAAGTACTACAGCAATTTAAATTCCTTGTCATCACTCAGAGGGGACAAGGAAGGCGAGCGTCACGGGGAATGTAGTTACCACTTCATAAGAACTTGATGACAAAGGAACCAAACAAAAAGTCTAACAAATTGATTGACAAGTTCTTCAAATTTGAAGTTCCATAAGCATCCAAGTAAATCTAGTTGATTTGCCATGCATATCATGAAACCATGGGAAAATAATGATTGCAGTGAACTAGTAATTTATCTGAATATGCACAGTGGGGAAGTATGTTGGTGTCACATATGATGCACACAACTGCATATTAGCATAAAATTGTAGTTCCTTGTCAAACTTCGTGATTGTCAATTGTCAAATCCTAAAACTCAAAGTAGATTGACAAAGGTCACGACGTATTCTCCTGTCAGAAACTTAAAATGCATGTCTATATGATATATAATCAACTCTGACCCCACAAAAAGAAATTTGTCTAAATGAAATATGCTATGCATTTGTCTCAGATAATAAGCATGCTGAAACCTGTCAGCACATATGTCAAAAGATGATGTTTTACTATTCATGCTTAAAAACAAACATTTAAAATACCATTATCTGGTAGCATACTTATACAAAAAAAAGGATTCCTGCTTCATCTCTTAACCTtccatattaatatatttatctcAAGTCCTCATATAAATGTCCCAACAAATTGATATAAGTTAATTACATATAAATATCTTGCAATTTATTATCTAAACAATTAGAAGAATATATTGAATTAAACAAAACCTGGTGAGTGAACTTGCGATCTGGACTTCCAAAGATGCGTGCCAAACCGAAGTCTGCAAGCTTAAGCTGTCCATCAGAAGCAATAAGTAGGTTGTTCGGTTTCATATCCCTGATACATTAGCACACTTGGATCAGGAtataagaaaaaagataaaaaaacacaGAAAAAGACAAAGTACCTGTGTACAACCCATTTTTTGTGGCAGTATGCAAGTCCTTTTAGTGTCATTTGGAGATATGATTTGACGTCAGCTGGAGACAAGACAATGTTTCTGTCGCGAATGACAGCTTCCAAGTCGCTCTCCATAAACTCAAATACAAGATGCAAATTACCCTTGTGAGGGAAGGCATCAATTAATTCAATTATATTTGGATCCTTGAGCTCTTTAAGCAATTTAATCTCCCTAAGTGCAGTGAAGTTTACACCTTCCTTGTACTTTCCAAGTCGAATCTTCTTTATTGCAACTGTTTGCCCAGTCTGTAAAGGTTTCACATATTAGCTTAAAACAGTTTTATTGACTTCTTTCACACATAATGTTCATAAGATAAGAAGGTGAGAACTGCAGCTTCTTCAGAAAAGTATATTTGAAGGTTTGCTCAACCGGGATTACAGATGAACAGGAAGAAGAAACCAAAGCCTGCAAATTTGTTTAAGAATCACAAATCATAAGATCAGCACGCTTTGTAGGTTCTAAAGTAGAATAATTATGAAACAGCCTGTTCGAAAGAAGTCAGCATTGCTGAGAAGTTTAAGCTTCACCCTTATACTTCTCTAAAGAAAAGCTTCATTCTTATAGTCCAATCCAAACTCTATAATGATATAACAACAAAACCATGAGCATTGTGATGCCAAAAATGAGCAACTGGATTAATCATTCTTATAGATCAACAAACTCTGAAAGAGTGAGTTTgggtaatagaaaaaaaaataaaataagatatttttacaCTATGAACAATTGAATGTAGCTCCAAAAGAAGATAAGATGAGGAAAAAAACCATTTCCAATGATCAAAACATTTCCAAAGATGATCTATACATGCACCAAATGGACGAGGTGAGTTGATTAGGATTAATGGGAAGGAGAGGTAAAGaagattttagaaaactttattaTATCGATGATAAGGGGATGGACAGTTGTCCCAATTGGACAAGGTGAGTTTGTTAGGATTAATGGTAAGGGGAGGTAaggaaattttaataaaaaattatcagaGGCAACAAAATGAAAATTTGACTGCTCTTAGTTTTTAACAAGTGAGAATGCCCTAACCAGAGCTCAATGAAGCTTTGTTGTGCCGAATTGGACTTCACTACCCATCACAAGCAGAACAAAATTTCCCTTTTTAGGGATTCAAAACCTGAACCACATGATGATGCCTTAAACCTGAACTCTTGGTGACCCAAAGGAACTGGTCAGTTTTCAGTGACACAAACATCCCTATTCACGTAGCAAACTAGCCCCATTTAAACATAGCTCTAATGACAAAAGTAACGCTAATCAAATCTCAATTCTGATTCCGGAGTTATGAGCCAAAACTGTAAAAGGATTAGGTAATTGCAATTCCAACTTAATTTCAACATTGGGAAACAAACCAACTACCACAGAGATTTTCATTCAATGGCCCACATTTtctgaagaaaaagagaaaggaaaCTCTTAACACTTGCAGTTATTTATTTAGAAATAGAAATAAAATTCTTTCTTGCACTTAAGGCAGATCTAAACTCAGGTTGTGCCCACCGTCCCTATTCTCATTTCAGAGTGCAAGATTGACCCAACTCAAGTGATCAAGTGAAACAAAGGGATAAAACGGTAAATCTAATATAATATAGAAAATAAAGTCATAGTTGTTCCCAATATGAATTGTGAAGTCAGATTCACTTCATTTCTTCTTAATCAAAACAACAAACACATAAAACACGCGCAGAAACAGCAAAATGGAACAATTGGGCAGCCAATATCGGGCTTTTATTTTAAACGAAGTCACCTGCAATATCTGAGCTATGAGGAGAGGAGAAATAAACTAGAAGTGGAGAGATTCCCGTCAGCGTAAGATTCTCTTTTGCCCCTATATCGCATCTGACATCAACTTTAAACCCTAATCCAACAGATCCCATGCACTATGCCTAAACTTCCATCAACCGGTGGGTTAATGATCCAAATCAAAAAGCAAATTTATCGACCGACTTGCCTTTGTGTCGATGGCCTTAAAGACGATACCATAGGTGCCCTCACCGAGCACCTCGCGCTTCAAGTAGCGGTCGGCGACGCGCTTCGAGAGCGAAGGGTCCTCTTCGCCGGCGGAGGCGCCGCCAGAATCCGACGCCGGGATCATCATCTTCGTCGTagtcgccgccgccgtcgccgcgaCTGTCGTAGCCCTTCGAAGGCGGTCGCCGCTCTCAGCACAGTGCAAGCGGCAGCAGAGCACAGAGTGGTGGTAGGAAGGGGGACGCAAGTCGCCTTTTGGTCATGGGAAGTGGAGAGCAGGACAAGGTGGAAAAGGGAAAGGAGAAGGATGGGGCGAGCAGCTCCGGGCCGCGTGCGGCGAAGGAGGGCTGCTTTGCGAGGTCGAATGACCTCAAGAAAACACCAGCGCGTTTGGGCCGTTTGGCGAACGCTCCGTGCGTGCTTTGAAGCCGTTCGACAAACAGACGGGTTCGGTTCGGATCCGTTTCGTCGACTTTTTCGAACTCGCACTCAATTCGGATCCGATCCGTATCTGACAAATCTATCCTGACACGTATTCGCATATTACGCGCTGATAAAGAATTAAGAATTTTAGGATAATTTCATttattctctctctatctctcgctCGCGTTCGACTCAATTTAGTCTTCTGGTTTGAGTCAATGCAGTCTGTCTTCTTTAATCCAATATAATTTAACTAAAACTCTTCAGTAGAAATCATCATCAAATCATGCATCTGTGAGAAGAACAAAAATATACCTCTTTACATGTACCAAACATTTGGTTCAATGAGTACAAACAAGAAGATAAATTCTTAATGGGAAATCATCATCAAATTACGTCTCTCTGGGAAGAACAAAAATCTACCTCTTTACATATACCAAACATTTGGTTCGATGAGCTACA from Musa acuminata AAA Group cultivar baxijiao chromosome BXJ1-3, Cavendish_Baxijiao_AAA, whole genome shotgun sequence encodes the following:
- the LOC103977718 gene encoding serine carboxypeptidase II-3; protein product: MAIRGGFLCSLACLLSSIAVTAALGRQGDALDKLRKGATVTSSSDFDTFAFSDLTSRLYADSGSKENDRIVELPGQPAGVDFVQYGGYVTVDDRNGRALFYYFAEAAGKQSSSKPLLLWLNGGPGCSSFGIGAMQELGPFRVMSDGSTLYRNPYAWNSVANVLFLESPAGVGFSYSNTTSDYSKSGDKKTAEDAFVFLVNWMERFPEYKGRDFYIAGESYAGHYVPQLAYTILQNKNQSAAGAAINLKGIAIGNAVINDETDSRGIYDFFWTHALISDATVEAIHKYCNFSPNAVKEPQQCLDAAREADKVFEELDIYNIYAPLCFSSNLTSPPKKPSIEDFDPCTSIYVNAYLNDPEVQKALHANITRLNYSWSSCSRVISNWVDSPSTILPIIQQILAHGVQILVYSGDTDGRVPVTSTRYSLNVLNLPIKSPWKSWTINSEVGGYTMVYDRNLTFATVRGAGHEVPSYQPARALVLINSFLHGLQLPA
- the LOC135619124 gene encoding cyclin-dependent kinase D-1-like isoform X2, encoding MMIPASDSGGASAGEEDPSLSKRVADRYLKREVLGEGTYGIVFKAIDTKTGQTVAIKKIRLGKYKEGVNFTALREIKLLKELKDPNIIELIDAFPHKGNLHLVFEFMESDLEAVIRDRNIVLSPADVKSYLQMTLKGLAYCHKKWVVHRDMKPNNLLIASDGQLKLADFGLARIFGSPDRKFTHQVFARWYRAPELLYGAKQYGAGVDVWAAGCIFAELLLRRPFLQGSSDIDQLGKIFAAFGTPKPSQWPDMVFLPDYVEYQYVPAPPLRTLFPMASDDALDLLSKMFTYDPKARITVQQALEHRYFSSVPAPTKPSLLPRPPPKGESQNHKPSDFISQDGPLVLSPQRKLRRVTLHQDGLEGNVYQLDKAGEHVKEVRNMDGTTGQSGSMPMSIDLGAVFGSRPPPRPTLNRF
- the LOC135619124 gene encoding cyclin-dependent kinase D-1-like isoform X1, encoding MMIPASDSGGASAGEEDPSLSKRVADRYLKREVLGEGTYGIVFKAIDTKTGQTVAIKKIRLGKYKEGVNFTALREIKLLKELKDPNIIELIDAFPHKGNLHLVFEFMESDLEAVIRDRNIVLSPADVKSYLQMTLKGLAYCHKKWVVHRDMKPNNLLIASDGQLKLADFGLARIFGSPDRKFTHQVFARWYRAPELLYGAKQYGAGVDVWAAGCIFAELLLRRPFLQGSSDIDQLGKIFAAFGTPKPSQWPDMVFLPDYVEYQYVPAPPLRTLFPMASDDALDLLSKMFTYDPKARITVQQALEHRYFSSVPAPTKPSLLPRPPPKGESQNHKPSDFISQDGPLVLSPQRKLRRVTLHQDGLEGNVYQLDKAGEHVKEVRNMDGTTGQSGSMPMSIDLGAVFGSRPPPRPTLNSVDRSHLKRKLDLDPEFDYH